The Armatimonadia bacterium genomic sequence GGGCGACGCGATCGCTGTGGGGTCGAGGGGGACGGTGGTGGTGAAGCGTGGCGGCGCCTACCTCGCCATCACGCTGCTGGAGTGTGGACCCGTGGGCGTCGACATCACATCGCGGCGGAAGCCTGGGGTGCTTGAGTGGGAAGGGGAGGGGGAGTACGCCACGCTGGCGCTGACGATCTATGCCCGGCAGGAGGAGTACCGGCTGCCCCGGGCGATGGACGACTGGCGAGCGGGGTTCGCCATCCAGATATGGAACGGCGACCAGTTCGATAGCACGCAGGACGTGGCCCGCTGGCTTGATACCTCGCGGATCACACAGAAGTACGCGCCCGGTATCCTGCGGACCTCGATTCCGAGAGAGACGAACCCGGTTCTGGATCGGAACAAGCCGCAGCCGAAGAAGACCTACGTGACGACGGCGCAGAAAGTGCACACCATCGACTACAGCTACCGGCGGGGAGACGGGAACCACTTCACCCTGATAGAGGACCTCCGTCGCGAGCAGGTGATGGACCGACTGCTCAACGACCAGCCACTCCAGGCGACGGCGTCCTTCTGGAACAGTCCAGCCTTCCTGTGGACGCCTAAGCAGTCCCTGGAAGCCGCTCTGACGCCACCCAAGGCCACCGCCGAACCGGATGCGAGTGCCAAGGGTGATTGACTGCCTCTACCCCTGACGACGCACCCAGTCCGGCGGCCCAGGTTCAGCTAGAAGGGCAAGGGCGGAGGGGTTGAGCCGTCATCCGTCTGCCCACTGCCACCTCCGCCGGCGGGCGGTTTGTCTGTGCTCCCGGAGCCAGGAGGAGCGTAGCTCAGGCCGTCGCCACCGCCGCACCCCACGACCAGGAACACCATTGCCAGTAGTAGCACCACGAGCAGCAAGCGCATAGCATGCACCTCTCCGCGCCAAGCGTCGCTCTGGTGTGCCTCAGAGCAGCTCGGCAACGTTCTCGCGGACCTTCCGCACCGCGTTCAGGATCAGGTCCATGTCTGAGGTCTCGCCGAGGAAGAGCGAGTGGCCCAGAGAGCAGCCTTCCTCCGCCAGGACGCGGTCGGCTACCGGCGTCTCGACCTTGGCGTAGTCCGGCGGCTCGATGCCGGCCGGCCAGCAGACCGGGCCGAACTCGCGGTTGGTGAACAGCGGGTTCTTCTGGATCGGGTGTAAGTGCCCGCTCCCGATACTCAGGCCCTCGGCAGCCATGGCCTCGACGAACTTGCTCCGAGGCAGCCCCTCGAACTCGGCGCTGTTGAACTTGAAGTGGTAGAAGTAGCACCCGCGCCGGGTCACGATCTGCGGATCCCACTCGATGGGCTCGACGCCGGGGATCTCGCGCAGGCCGTCCTCGAGATAGCGGAAGTTGGCGTTTCGGCGCTCGTTCTGCTCCGGAATCCGCTGGGCCTGGCAGTAGCCGATGGCGCCCTGCCACTCGGTCATCCGCAGGTTGCTGGCGACGATGTGGTGCTCGTAGAAGGGGCGGCCGGCGATGCGGCCGATGTGGTGGAAGGTGAAGGCCTTGGCTGCCAGCTCCTCGTCATCGGTGAGGACCATGCCGCCTTCGCCACAGGTGAGGTTCTTGCCCATCTGGAAGCTGAAGGTGCCGAAGGCCCCGAAGGTTCCGGCGCCCTTGCCACGCCACTGCGTTCCGTGGGCATGGGCACAGTCTTCGATGATGAACAGGCCGTGCCTGCGGGCGATGTCGGTCAGGCGGTCCATATCGCAGGGGTAGCCACCGTAGTGAACGGGCAGTATCCCCGCGGTTCGCGGGCCGATGGCTGCCTCGACTGCGGCCGGGTCCATCTGGTAGGTCGCGGGCTCGATGTCGACGACGATTGGGATGGCGTTGACCAGCACCACGGCTGTGGCGGTGGCCACGAAGGTGGACGCCGGCACGATGACCTCGTCACCGGGTTTGATGCCGACGGCCTTGAGGGCCAGCTCGATCGCCTGTGTGCCATTGGTGCATGCAACAGCGTACTTGGCGCCCTGGTAGGCCGAGAAGGCAGCCTCAAACCGCGACACCCAGGACTGAGCAGCAGCGGCATCGGTGTAGGCGCCGCGCCACCACTTGCCGGAGTCCAGGACGCTCATCAGGGCCTCGCGCTCTTCGTCTCCGTACTGGGGCCAGGGCAGCCCCAGCGGCCGGTCGATCGCTTTGGGTCCGCCGTGAACCGCAAGCTTTGACATAGCATACTCCCTTAGTGCTGGTGGTCTAGGACTCTGCCGGGGTACTTCGTCGAGAGGCCCTGGATACCTTCCGGCCCGGATCCGTCTTTGAGCATGGCTCACCTCGGATTATGCGGCGCCGGGAAGATTCTCTGCGGTTTTGTCTTGGTCAGGAAGGTGCGGCGGCAGCGGGTGGGGAATAGGGTTCGCCTAGTCTATGTGGATGGGCACCAGGTAATGACTCGATCGCCGGACACTCACAGTCAGCAGAACCCGCACGAAGAGACGCTACAAAGCCTGACCTTCCGCGCAGCAGTTCTCGCAGTCGTCTTTACCTTTGCGATCTATCTGCTCACCACCAAGCCGGGCTTCGTACGTATCAACTGGGTACCGTACACCTCGCCACCGGTGCAGCCCTTCTTTCTACTCCTGCTCCTGCAGGGGTTCAACGTGCTGCTCCAACGCTGCGCGTGGCTGCGTCGTCACATCCGCCCCTTGACGCGCGCGGAGCTGTTCTTCATCTATGCAGCCACCTGCATTTCTCTGCCGATGGAGCGTGGCGGCTACGTCATCCACTACCTGACCAGTGGCCAGTACTTCGCCACCGACGCCAACAAGTGGGGCGCGATCTTCGAGCAGTACCCCGACTGGATGGTGCCGAAGGACGAGATGGTCATCAAGCGGTGGATGGAGGGCTCGGCGACCGGCCACATCCCGTGGGAGGCCTGGAAGACCCCTTTGTCATACTGGTTCCTGTTCCAGATGATGATGGTCTTCACCGTGATGTGCCTGGTGTCGCTGTTCCGCAGGCAGTGGTCGGAGAAGGAGCGACTGACCTATCCGCTGCTGTTCATACCCCTGGAGATCACGGGGGGGACTGCGAGCGAGGGG encodes the following:
- a CDS encoding DegT/DnrJ/EryC1/StrS family aminotransferase, giving the protein MSKLAVHGGPKAIDRPLGLPWPQYGDEEREALMSVLDSGKWWRGAYTDAAAAQSWVSRFEAAFSAYQGAKYAVACTNGTQAIELALKAVGIKPGDEVIVPASTFVATATAVVLVNAIPIVVDIEPATYQMDPAAVEAAIGPRTAGILPVHYGGYPCDMDRLTDIARRHGLFIIEDCAHAHGTQWRGKGAGTFGAFGTFSFQMGKNLTCGEGGMVLTDDEELAAKAFTFHHIGRIAGRPFYEHHIVASNLRMTEWQGAIGYCQAQRIPEQNERRNANFRYLEDGLREIPGVEPIEWDPQIVTRRGCYFYHFKFNSAEFEGLPRSKFVEAMAAEGLSIGSGHLHPIQKNPLFTNREFGPVCWPAGIEPPDYAKVETPVADRVLAEEGCSLGHSLFLGETSDMDLILNAVRKVRENVAELL